In one Streptomyces marincola genomic region, the following are encoded:
- the rplK gene encoding 50S ribosomal protein L11 gives MPPRKKVTGLIKLQIQAGAANPAPPVGPALGQHGVNIMEFCKAYNAATESQRGWVIPVEITVYEDRSFTFITKTPPAAKMILKAAGVEKGSGEPHKTKVAKITRDQVREIATTKMPDLNANDLDAAEKIIAGTARSMGVTVEG, from the coding sequence ATGCCGCCAAGGAAGAAAGTCACAGGGCTGATCAAGCTCCAGATCCAGGCCGGCGCGGCCAACCCCGCGCCGCCTGTGGGCCCCGCGCTGGGTCAGCACGGTGTCAACATCATGGAGTTCTGCAAGGCCTACAACGCCGCGACCGAGTCGCAGCGCGGCTGGGTCATCCCGGTGGAGATCACGGTCTACGAGGACCGCTCCTTCACCTTCATCACCAAGACCCCGCCGGCCGCCAAGATGATCCTCAAGGCCGCGGGCGTGGAGAAGGGCTCGGGCGAGCCCCACAAGACCAAGGTCGCCAAGATCACGCGCGACCAGGTCAGGGAGATCGCCACCACCAAGATGCCCGACCTCAACGCCAACGACCTGGACGCCGCCGAGAAGATCATCGCCGGCACGGCCCGTTCCATGGGGGTGACCGTCGAGGGCTGA
- the rplL gene encoding 50S ribosomal protein L7/L12, whose amino-acid sequence MAKLSQDELLEQFETMTLLELSDFLKKFEERFDVEAAAPVAVAAAPAGGGAAAEAEPEKDEFDVVLTGAGDKKIQVIKVVRELTSLGLKEAKELVDNTPKPVLEKVNKEAAEKAKESLEAAGAGVEVK is encoded by the coding sequence ATGGCGAAGCTGAGCCAGGACGAGCTGCTTGAGCAGTTCGAGACGATGACCCTGCTTGAGCTCTCCGACTTCCTGAAGAAGTTCGAGGAGAGGTTCGACGTCGAGGCCGCCGCGCCGGTCGCCGTCGCGGCTGCCCCGGCCGGCGGTGGCGCCGCCGCCGAGGCCGAGCCGGAGAAGGACGAGTTCGACGTCGTCCTCACCGGTGCGGGCGACAAGAAGATCCAGGTCATCAAGGTCGTGCGCGAGCTGACCTCCCTCGGCCTGAAGGAGGCCAAGGAGCTGGTCGACAACACGCCGAAGCCGGTTCTCGAGAAGGTCAACAAGGAGGCCGCCGAGAAGGCCAAGGAGTCCCTTGAGGCCGCCGGCGCGGGCGTCGAGGTCAAGTGA
- a CDS encoding LolA-like protein, with protein sequence MPSTRKVALGAATAALLAGSAACGDAGGSGDGGGGQGSAAFDAVSLAAETTREVTSAEFVATMRAPESMGGDMEMTGSMAWESELAMDLMVSGSALEADPAAPEEVPVVWVDDVMYMDLGEAFAAGSGGRTWVSFDPMALAEEIGDESVAGTMSFGLDSANQDPAQQLALLLESPEIELVGEETLDGAEVSHYRGTITTEDALGSGGADFLTEEERARLVDAMSEQGIDDYHLDVWVDENDLPVRIHQTYSTDQGPVEYEVAYRDFGTEVAVETPPAEETIDFMQLLQQLRTGLEQG encoded by the coding sequence ATGCCTTCCACACGCAAGGTCGCGCTGGGCGCCGCGACGGCCGCACTGCTCGCCGGCTCGGCCGCGTGCGGTGACGCCGGCGGGTCGGGTGACGGCGGCGGGGGGCAGGGCAGCGCCGCGTTCGACGCGGTCTCGCTCGCCGCGGAGACCACCAGGGAGGTGACCTCGGCCGAGTTCGTCGCCACCATGCGCGCGCCGGAGTCGATGGGCGGCGACATGGAGATGACGGGTTCCATGGCCTGGGAGTCCGAGCTGGCCATGGACCTGATGGTCAGTGGTTCCGCGCTCGAAGCCGACCCCGCGGCGCCCGAGGAGGTGCCGGTCGTGTGGGTCGACGACGTGATGTACATGGACCTCGGGGAGGCGTTCGCGGCCGGGAGCGGCGGGCGCACGTGGGTCTCGTTCGACCCGATGGCGCTCGCCGAGGAGATCGGGGACGAGTCGGTCGCCGGGACCATGTCGTTCGGCCTCGACTCCGCGAACCAGGACCCGGCCCAGCAGCTGGCGCTGCTGCTTGAGTCGCCCGAGATCGAACTGGTCGGCGAGGAGACGCTGGACGGGGCCGAGGTCAGCCACTACCGGGGCACCATCACCACCGAGGACGCCCTCGGCAGCGGGGGCGCCGACTTCCTCACCGAGGAGGAGCGCGCCCGGCTCGTCGACGCCATGAGCGAGCAGGGCATCGACGACTACCACCTGGACGTGTGGGTCGACGAGAACGACCTGCCGGTGCGCATCCACCAGACGTACTCGACGGACCAGGGCCCGGTGGAGTACGAGGTCGCCTACCGCGACTTCGGCACCGAGGTGGCCGTCGAGACGCCGCCCGCCGAGGAGACCATCGACTTCATGCAGCTGCTCCAGCAGCTGCGTACCGGGCTGGAACAGGGCTGA
- the rplJ gene encoding 50S ribosomal protein L10: MATPDKSAAVAEIKQKFENSNAAVVTAYTGLTVAQLKNLRRSLGENAQYRVSKNTLTKIAANEAGVTGLDEYLQGSTAVAFVTGDPVEAAKGLRDFAKEHPALVIKGGFLEGKALSAEEINKLADLESREVLLAKLAGGMKASMAKAAATFQAPLLKFARTTDALRSKVEQGGAGESAPAE, translated from the coding sequence ATGGCGACCCCCGATAAGAGCGCGGCTGTCGCGGAGATCAAGCAGAAGTTCGAGAACTCCAACGCGGCCGTCGTCACGGCGTACACCGGGCTCACCGTGGCGCAGCTCAAGAATCTGCGCCGCTCGCTCGGTGAGAACGCCCAGTACCGTGTGTCGAAGAACACGCTGACCAAGATCGCGGCCAACGAGGCCGGTGTCACCGGGCTCGACGAGTACCTCCAGGGCTCGACGGCCGTCGCCTTCGTGACCGGCGACCCGGTCGAGGCCGCGAAGGGTCTGCGCGACTTCGCCAAGGAGCACCCGGCGCTTGTCATCAAGGGCGGTTTCCTTGAGGGCAAGGCGCTGAGCGCCGAGGAGATCAACAAGCTCGCGGACCTCGAGTCCCGCGAGGTGCTGCTCGCCAAGCTGGCCGGCGGCATGAAGGCGTCCATGGCGAAGGCCGCGGCGACCTTCCAGGCGCCGCTGCTCAAGTTCGCCCGCACCACGGACGCGCTGCGCAGCAAGGTCGAGCAGGGCGGTGCCGGCGAATCGGCTCCGGCCGAGTAG
- the rpoB gene encoding DNA-directed RNA polymerase subunit beta, whose amino-acid sequence MAASRNASTVSTNNGTSTAPLRVSFAKIKEPLEVPNLLALQTESFDWLLGNDAWKARVEAALESGQDVPTKSGLEEIFEEISPIEDFSGSMSLTFRDHRFEPPKNSIDECKERDFTYAAPLFVTAEFTNNETGEIKSQTVFMGDFPLMTNKGTFVINGTERVVVSQLVRSPGVYFDSSIDKTSDKDLFSAKIIPSRGAWLEMEIDKRDMVGVRIDRKRKQSVTVLLKALGWTSEQILEEFGEYESMRATLEKDHTQGQDDALLDIYRKLRPGEPPTREAAQTLLENLYFNPKRYDLAKVGRYKINKKLGGDEPLDAGVLTVEDIVATIKYLVRLHAGETEAAVEGGRTIVVETDDIDHFGNRRLRNVGELIQNQVRTGLARMERVVRERMTTQDVEAITPQTLINIRPVVASIKEFFGTSQLSQFMDQTNPLSGLTHKRRLSALGPGGLSRERAGLEVRDVHPSHYGRMCPIETPEGPNIGLIGSLAAFGRVNAFGFVETPYRKVTDGVVTDEVHYLTADEEDRYVIAQANARLTDDYHFAEGRVLVRRRGGEIDYVTGSEVHYMDVSPRQMVSVATAMIPFLEHDDANRALMGSNMMRQAVPLIQAESPLVGTGMEYRSAVDAGDVIKAAQDGSITDVSADYITIANDDGTNVTHRLAKFHRSNQGTSYNQKVLVEEGDRVVAGQVIADGPSTQRGEMALGKNLLVAFMPWEGYNYEDAIILSQRLVQDDVLSSIHIEEHEVDARDTKLGPEEITRDIPNVSEEVLADLDDRGIIRIGAEVEAGDILVGKVTPKGETELTPEERLLRAIFGEKAREVRDTSLKVPHGETGKVIGVRVFDREEGDELPPGVNQLVRVYVAQKRKITDGDKLAGRHGNKGVISKILPVEDMPFMEDGTPVDIILNPLGVPSRMNPGQVLEIHLGWLASQGWRVEGLDAEWKERLAAIGADDVAPGTNVATPVFDGAREDEMAGLFESTIPNRDGDRLVLPSGKARLFDGRSGEPFPDPISIGYMYILKLHHLVDDKLHARSTGPYSMITQQPLGGKAQFGGQRFGEMEVWALEAYGAAYALQELLTIKSDDVTGRVKVYEAIVKGENIPEPGIPESFKVLIKEMQSLCLNVEVLSSDGMSIEMRDTDEDVFRAAEELGIDLSRREPSSVEEV is encoded by the coding sequence TTGGCCGCCTCGCGCAACGCCTCGACCGTCAGTACGAATAATGGCACCAGCACCGCACCCCTGCGTGTCTCTTTTGCGAAGATCAAGGAGCCGCTAGAGGTTCCGAATCTCCTCGCGCTACAGACCGAGAGCTTCGACTGGCTCCTCGGTAATGACGCCTGGAAAGCCCGCGTCGAGGCCGCGTTGGAGAGTGGACAGGACGTTCCGACCAAGTCGGGCCTGGAGGAGATCTTCGAGGAGATCTCGCCGATCGAGGACTTCTCCGGCTCCATGTCGCTGACCTTCCGCGACCACCGCTTCGAGCCCCCGAAGAACTCGATCGACGAGTGCAAGGAGCGGGACTTCACCTACGCCGCGCCGCTCTTCGTCACGGCGGAGTTCACCAACAACGAGACCGGCGAGATCAAGTCCCAGACGGTCTTCATGGGCGACTTCCCCCTGATGACCAACAAGGGCACCTTCGTGATCAACGGCACCGAGCGTGTCGTGGTGTCGCAGCTGGTCCGCTCGCCCGGCGTCTACTTCGACAGCAGCATCGACAAGACGTCGGACAAGGACCTGTTCTCCGCCAAGATCATCCCGTCCCGGGGTGCCTGGCTGGAGATGGAGATCGACAAGCGCGACATGGTCGGCGTCCGCATCGACCGCAAGCGCAAGCAGTCGGTGACCGTGCTCCTGAAGGCGCTCGGCTGGACGTCCGAGCAGATCCTTGAGGAGTTCGGCGAGTACGAGTCCATGCGCGCCACCCTGGAGAAGGACCACACCCAGGGGCAGGACGACGCGCTGCTCGACATCTACCGCAAGCTCCGTCCGGGCGAGCCGCCGACCCGCGAGGCCGCGCAGACCCTGCTGGAGAACCTGTACTTCAACCCCAAGCGCTACGACCTGGCCAAGGTCGGCCGCTACAAGATCAACAAGAAGCTCGGCGGGGACGAGCCGCTGGACGCCGGCGTGCTCACCGTCGAGGACATCGTCGCGACCATCAAGTACCTGGTCCGGCTGCACGCGGGCGAGACCGAGGCCGCCGTCGAGGGCGGGCGGACGATCGTCGTCGAGACGGACGACATCGACCACTTCGGCAACCGCCGCCTGCGCAACGTCGGCGAGCTGATCCAGAACCAGGTCCGCACCGGCCTCGCCCGCATGGAGCGCGTCGTCCGCGAGCGCATGACCACGCAGGACGTCGAGGCGATCACGCCGCAGACCCTGATCAACATCCGGCCGGTCGTCGCCTCCATCAAGGAGTTCTTCGGCACCAGCCAGCTGTCGCAGTTCATGGACCAGACCAACCCGCTGTCCGGGCTGACCCACAAGCGCCGCCTCTCGGCGCTCGGCCCCGGCGGTCTGAGCCGTGAGCGGGCCGGCCTCGAAGTCCGCGACGTGCACCCCTCGCACTACGGCCGCATGTGCCCGATCGAGACCCCGGAAGGCCCGAACATCGGCCTGATCGGCTCGCTCGCCGCCTTCGGCCGGGTGAACGCGTTCGGCTTCGTCGAGACCCCGTACCGCAAGGTCACCGACGGCGTCGTCACCGACGAGGTGCACTACCTGACCGCCGACGAGGAGGACAGGTACGTCATCGCGCAGGCCAACGCGCGGCTGACGGACGACTACCACTTCGCCGAGGGCCGCGTCCTCGTCCGCCGCCGCGGCGGCGAGATCGACTACGTGACCGGCTCCGAGGTCCACTACATGGACGTCTCGCCGCGCCAAATGGTGTCGGTCGCGACCGCCATGATCCCGTTCCTTGAGCACGACGACGCCAACCGCGCCCTCATGGGCTCGAACATGATGCGCCAGGCCGTGCCGCTCATCCAGGCCGAGTCGCCGCTGGTCGGCACCGGCATGGAGTACCGGTCCGCGGTCGACGCGGGCGACGTGATCAAGGCCGCGCAGGACGGCTCGATCACCGACGTCTCCGCCGACTACATCACCATCGCCAACGACGACGGCACGAACGTCACCCACCGGCTGGCGAAGTTCCACCGCTCGAACCAGGGCACCTCCTACAACCAGAAGGTCCTGGTCGAGGAGGGCGACCGCGTGGTCGCCGGCCAGGTCATCGCGGACGGCCCCTCGACCCAGCGCGGCGAGATGGCCCTCGGCAAGAACCTGCTGGTCGCGTTCATGCCCTGGGAGGGCTACAACTACGAGGACGCGATCATCCTCTCCCAGCGCCTGGTGCAGGACGACGTCCTCTCCTCGATCCACATCGAGGAGCACGAGGTCGACGCCCGCGACACCAAGCTGGGCCCCGAGGAGATCACCCGGGACATCCCGAACGTCTCCGAGGAGGTCCTCGCCGACCTCGACGACCGCGGCATCATCCGCATCGGCGCCGAAGTCGAGGCCGGGGACATCCTGGTCGGCAAGGTCACCCCGAAGGGCGAGACCGAGCTGACCCCCGAGGAGCGGCTGCTGCGCGCGATCTTCGGCGAGAAGGCGCGCGAGGTCCGCGACACCTCGCTGAAGGTGCCGCACGGCGAGACCGGCAAGGTCATCGGCGTCCGCGTCTTCGACCGCGAGGAGGGCGACGAGCTGCCCCCCGGCGTCAACCAGCTGGTCCGGGTCTACGTGGCCCAGAAGCGCAAGATCACCGACGGCGACAAGCTCGCCGGCCGGCACGGCAACAAGGGCGTGATCTCCAAGATCCTGCCCGTCGAGGACATGCCGTTCATGGAGGACGGCACCCCGGTCGACATCATCCTCAACCCGCTCGGCGTGCCCTCCCGCATGAACCCGGGACAGGTGCTGGAGATCCACCTGGGCTGGCTGGCCTCCCAGGGCTGGCGGGTCGAGGGCCTCGACGCGGAATGGAAGGAGCGGCTGGCGGCCATCGGCGCCGACGACGTCGCCCCCGGCACGAACGTCGCCACCCCGGTGTTCGACGGCGCCCGCGAGGACGAGATGGCCGGTCTCTTCGAGTCCACCATCCCCAACCGGGACGGCGACCGGCTCGTGCTGCCCTCGGGCAAGGCCCGGCTGTTCGACGGCCGTTCCGGCGAGCCGTTCCCCGACCCGATCTCGATCGGGTACATGTACATCCTGAAGCTGCACCACCTGGTCGACGACAAGCTGCACGCGCGCTCGACCGGCCCCTACTCGATGATCACCCAGCAGCCGCTCGGTGGTAAGGCGCAGTTCGGTGGCCAGCGTTTCGGCGAGATGGAGGTGTGGGCGCTGGAGGCGTACGGCGCCGCCTACGCCCTCCAGGAGCTGCTGACGATCAAGTCCGACGACGTCACCGGCCGGGTGAAGGTCTACGAGGCGATCGTCAAGGGCGAGAACATCCCTGAGCCCGGCATCCCGGAGTCCTTCAAGGTGCTCATCAAGGAGATGCAGTCGCTCTGCCTCAACGTGGAGGTGCTGTCCTCCGACGGCATGTCCATCGAGATGCGCGACACCGACGAGGACGTCTTCCGCGCGGCGGAGGAGCTCGGAATCGACCTGTCCCGGCGTGAGCCGAGCAGCGTCGAAGAGGTCTGA
- a CDS encoding DNA-directed RNA polymerase subunit beta', whose translation MLDVNFFDELRIGLATADDIRQWSHGEVKKPETINYRTLKPEKDGLFCEKIFGPTRDWECYCGKYKRVRFKGIICERCGVEVTRAKVRRERMGHIELAAPVTHIWYFKGVPSRLGYLLDLAPKDLEKVIYFAAYMITYVDEERRTRDLPSLEAHISVERQQIEQRRDADLEARAKKQEADLAELEAEGAKADARRKVREGAEREMKQLRDRAQRELDRLEEVWNRFKNLKVQDLEGDELLYRELRDRFGTYFDGSMGAAALQKRLETFDLDEEAERLREIIRTGKGQKKTRALKRLKVVSAFLQTSNSPKGMVLDCVPVIPPDLRPMVQLDGGRFATSDLNDLYRRVINRNNRLKRLLDLGAPEIIVNNEKRMLQEAVDALFDNGRRGRPVTGPGNRPLKSLSDMLKGKQGRFRQNLLGKRVDYSARSVIVVGPQLKLHQCGLPKAMALELFKPFVMKRLVDLNHAQNIKSAKRMVERQRTVVYDVLEEVIAEHPVLLNRAPTLHRLGIQAFEPQLVEGKAIQIHPLVCTAFNADFDGDQMAVHLPLSAEAQAEARILMLSSNNILKPADGRPVTMPTQDMVLGLFFLTTDEEEREVKGEGRSFASSAEGIMAFDAGELSLQAKIDIRFPVGSVPPRGWTPPEPAEGEPAWQPGDSFRLRTTLGRALFNELLPEDYPFVDQSVGKKQLSGIVNDLAERYPKVVVAATLDNLKAAGYHWATRSGVTVAVSDIVVPEAKKDILANYEAQDEKVQKQYERGLITKDERTQELIAIWTKATGEVAETMSDNFPKTNPIFMMVDSGARGNMMQMRQIAGMRGLVSNAKNETIPRPIKASFREGLSVLEYFISTHGARKGLADTALRTADSGYLTRRLVDVSQDVIIREEDCGTDRGLKLEIAGRGADGVLRKAENVESSVYARCLAEDIVVEGKVLAPAGTDLGDVLIDELVRHGVETVKTRSVLTCESAVGTCAMCYGRSLATGKLVDIGEAVGIIAAQSIGEPGTQLTMRTFHTGGVAGEDITQGLPRVVELFEARTPKGVAPISESAGRVRIEETEKTKKVIVTPDDGSDETSYAVSKRSRLLVGEGDHVTVGQPLTVGAANPHDVLRILGQRAVQVYLVGEVQKVYNSQGVAIHDKHIEIIVRQMLRRVTIIESGDAELLPGELVERSKFESENRRVVAEGGHPASGRPQLMGITKASLATESWLSAASFQETTRVLTDAAINAKSDSLIGLKENVIIGKLIPAGTGLSRYRNIRVEPTEEAKAAMYSAVGYDDIDYSPFGSGSGQAVPLEDYDYGPYQG comes from the coding sequence GTGCTCGACGTCAACTTCTTCGACGAGCTGCGGATCGGCCTGGCCACCGCTGACGACATCCGTCAGTGGTCACACGGCGAGGTCAAGAAGCCGGAGACCATCAACTACCGCACCCTCAAGCCCGAGAAGGACGGCCTCTTCTGCGAGAAGATCTTCGGCCCCACCCGGGACTGGGAGTGCTACTGCGGCAAGTACAAGCGCGTGCGCTTCAAGGGCATCATCTGCGAGCGCTGCGGCGTCGAGGTGACCCGCGCCAAGGTGCGCCGCGAGCGGATGGGCCACATCGAGCTGGCCGCGCCCGTGACGCACATCTGGTACTTCAAGGGCGTTCCCTCGCGCCTCGGCTACCTGCTCGACCTGGCGCCGAAGGACCTGGAGAAGGTCATCTACTTCGCCGCGTACATGATCACGTACGTGGACGAGGAGCGCCGCACGCGCGACCTGCCCTCGCTTGAGGCGCACATCTCGGTGGAGCGCCAGCAGATCGAGCAGCGCCGCGACGCCGACCTGGAGGCCAGGGCCAAGAAGCAGGAGGCCGACCTGGCCGAGCTTGAGGCCGAGGGCGCCAAGGCCGACGCGCGCCGCAAGGTGCGCGAGGGTGCCGAGCGCGAGATGAAGCAGCTCCGCGACCGCGCCCAGCGCGAGCTGGACCGTCTGGAAGAGGTCTGGAACCGCTTCAAGAACCTCAAGGTGCAGGACCTGGAGGGCGACGAGCTGCTCTACCGCGAGCTGCGCGACCGCTTCGGCACCTACTTCGACGGCTCGATGGGCGCCGCGGCGCTCCAGAAGCGCCTGGAGACCTTCGACCTCGACGAGGAGGCCGAGCGGCTGCGGGAGATCATCCGCACCGGCAAGGGCCAGAAGAAGACCAGGGCCCTGAAGCGCCTGAAGGTCGTCTCCGCGTTCCTCCAGACCTCCAACAGCCCCAAGGGCATGGTGCTCGACTGCGTTCCGGTCATCCCGCCGGACCTGCGGCCGATGGTGCAGCTCGACGGTGGCCGCTTCGCGACCTCCGACCTGAACGACCTGTACCGCCGTGTCATCAACCGCAACAACCGCCTGAAGCGACTGCTCGACCTCGGTGCGCCCGAGATCATCGTGAACAACGAGAAGCGGATGCTCCAGGAGGCCGTGGACGCGCTGTTCGACAACGGCCGCCGCGGGCGTCCGGTGACCGGCCCGGGCAACCGGCCGCTGAAGTCGCTGTCCGACATGCTCAAGGGCAAGCAGGGCCGCTTCCGGCAGAACCTGCTGGGCAAGCGCGTCGACTACTCGGCCCGTTCCGTGATCGTCGTCGGCCCGCAGCTGAAGCTGCACCAGTGCGGCCTGCCGAAGGCGATGGCGCTCGAACTGTTCAAGCCGTTCGTGATGAAGCGCCTGGTCGACCTGAACCACGCGCAGAACATCAAGTCGGCCAAGCGCATGGTCGAGCGCCAGCGGACCGTGGTGTACGACGTCCTCGAAGAGGTCATCGCCGAGCACCCGGTCCTGCTCAACCGCGCGCCGACGCTGCACCGGCTCGGCATCCAGGCGTTCGAGCCGCAGCTCGTCGAGGGCAAGGCCATCCAGATCCACCCGCTGGTGTGCACCGCGTTCAACGCGGACTTCGACGGCGACCAGATGGCCGTGCACCTGCCGCTGTCCGCCGAGGCCCAGGCCGAGGCCCGCATCCTGATGCTGTCCTCGAACAACATCCTGAAGCCGGCCGACGGCCGTCCGGTCACCATGCCCACGCAGGACATGGTGCTCGGCCTGTTCTTCCTCACCACCGACGAGGAGGAGCGCGAGGTCAAGGGCGAGGGCAGGTCGTTCGCCTCGTCCGCCGAGGGCATCATGGCGTTCGACGCCGGCGAGCTGTCGCTCCAGGCGAAGATCGACATCCGGTTCCCCGTCGGGTCCGTGCCGCCCCGCGGCTGGACGCCGCCGGAGCCGGCCGAGGGCGAGCCCGCGTGGCAGCCGGGCGACAGCTTCCGGCTGCGCACGACGCTCGGCCGCGCGCTGTTCAACGAGCTGCTGCCCGAGGACTACCCGTTCGTCGACCAGTCCGTGGGCAAGAAGCAGCTGTCCGGGATCGTCAACGACCTGGCGGAGCGCTACCCCAAGGTCGTCGTCGCCGCGACGCTCGACAACCTCAAGGCCGCCGGCTACCACTGGGCCACCAGGTCCGGGGTCACCGTCGCCGTGTCCGACATCGTCGTGCCCGAGGCGAAGAAGGACATCCTCGCCAACTACGAGGCGCAGGACGAGAAGGTCCAGAAGCAGTACGAGCGCGGTCTGATCACCAAGGACGAGCGCACGCAGGAGCTGATCGCGATCTGGACGAAGGCGACCGGCGAGGTCGCCGAGACCATGAGCGACAACTTCCCCAAGACGAACCCCATCTTCATGATGGTCGACTCGGGGGCCCGCGGAAACATGATGCAGATGCGTCAGATCGCGGGCATGCGCGGCCTGGTGTCCAACGCGAAGAACGAGACGATCCCGCGGCCGATCAAGGCGTCGTTCCGCGAGGGCCTGTCCGTGCTTGAGTACTTCATCTCCACGCACGGCGCCCGCAAGGGTCTGGCGGACACCGCGCTGCGGACCGCCGACTCCGGGTACCTCACCCGGCGCCTGGTGGACGTCTCCCAGGACGTGATCATCCGCGAGGAGGACTGCGGCACCGACCGCGGCCTGAAGCTGGAGATCGCGGGCCGGGGCGCCGACGGCGTCCTCCGGAAGGCGGAGAACGTCGAGTCCAGCGTGTACGCGCGCTGCCTGGCCGAGGACATCGTCGTCGAGGGCAAGGTGCTGGCCCCGGCCGGCACCGACCTGGGCGACGTGCTCATCGACGAGCTGGTGCGGCACGGGGTGGAGACGGTCAAGACCCGTTCCGTCCTCACCTGCGAGTCCGCGGTCGGTACCTGCGCGATGTGCTACGGCCGTTCGCTGGCCACCGGCAAGCTCGTGGACATCGGCGAGGCGGTCGGCATCATCGCCGCCCAGTCGATCGGTGAGCCCGGCACCCAGCTGACCATGCGTACCTTCCACACCGGCGGTGTCGCGGGTGAGGACATCACGCAGGGTCTGCCGCGTGTGGTCGAGCTGTTCGAGGCCCGTACCCCCAAGGGCGTCGCGCCGATCTCCGAGTCGGCCGGCCGGGTGCGGATCGAGGAGACCGAGAAGACCAAGAAGGTCATCGTCACCCCGGACGACGGCTCGGACGAGACCTCCTACGCGGTCTCCAAGCGGTCCAGGCTCCTGGTGGGCGAGGGCGACCACGTCACCGTCGGCCAGCCGCTGACGGTCGGCGCGGCCAACCCGCACGACGTGCTGCGCATCCTCGGGCAGCGGGCCGTGCAGGTCTACCTGGTGGGCGAGGTCCAGAAGGTCTACAACTCGCAGGGTGTGGCGATCCACGACAAGCACATCGAGATCATCGTCCGGCAGATGCTGCGCCGGGTGACGATCATCGAGTCCGGCGACGCGGAGCTGCTGCCGGGCGAGCTGGTCGAGCGGTCGAAGTTCGAGTCGGAGAACCGGCGCGTCGTGGCGGAGGGCGGCCACCCGGCCTCCGGCCGTCCGCAGCTGATGGGCATCACCAAGGCGTCGCTGGCCACCGAGTCGTGGCTGTCGGCGGCGTCCTTCCAGGAGACGACCCGGGTGCTGACCGACGCGGCGATCAACGCCAAGTCGGACTCGCTGATCGGTCTCAAGGAGAACGTGATCATCGGTAAGCTGATCCCGGCCGGCACGGGCCTGTCCCGTTACCGGAACATCCGGGTGGAGCCCACCGAGGAGGCGAAGGCCGCGATGTACTCGGCCGTCGGCTACGACGACATCGACTACTCGCCCTTCGGCAGCGGCTCCGGGCAGGCCGTTCCGCTTGAGGACTACGACTACGGCCCCTACCAGGGCTGA
- the rplA gene encoding 50S ribosomal protein L1 has product MKRSKNLRGADAKVDRTRVYAPLEAVRLAKDTSTTKFDATVEVAMRLGVDPRKADQMVRGTVNLPHGTGKTARVLVFATGERAAAAEAAGADIVGTDELIEEVAGGRLDFDAVVATPDLMGKVGRLGRVLGPRGLMPNPKTGTVTPDVAKAVTDIKGGKIEFRVDKHANLHFVIGKVSFAEAQLVENYAAALEEILRLKPSAAKGRYLKKAIITTTMGPGVPVDTNRTRDFMAEETAV; this is encoded by the coding sequence GTGAAGCGCAGCAAGAACCTCCGCGGCGCGGACGCCAAGGTCGACAGGACCCGCGTCTACGCGCCGCTTGAGGCGGTCCGGCTCGCCAAGGACACCTCGACCACCAAGTTCGACGCGACCGTCGAGGTCGCCATGCGCCTGGGCGTCGACCCGCGCAAGGCCGACCAGATGGTCCGCGGCACCGTCAACCTGCCGCACGGCACCGGCAAGACCGCCCGGGTCCTGGTCTTCGCCACCGGTGAGCGCGCGGCTGCGGCGGAGGCCGCGGGCGCCGACATCGTCGGCACCGACGAGCTGATCGAGGAGGTCGCGGGCGGCCGTCTCGACTTCGACGCGGTCGTCGCGACGCCGGACCTGATGGGCAAGGTCGGCCGTCTCGGCCGGGTGCTCGGCCCCCGCGGTCTGATGCCGAACCCGAAGACCGGCACCGTCACCCCCGACGTGGCCAAGGCCGTCACCGACATCAAGGGCGGCAAGATCGAGTTCCGCGTCGACAAGCACGCGAACCTGCACTTCGTGATCGGCAAGGTGTCGTTCGCCGAGGCGCAGCTCGTGGAGAACTACGCGGCGGCGCTTGAGGAGATCCTCCGGCTCAAGCCGTCGGCGGCCAAGGGCCGTTACCTGAAGAAGGCGATCATCACCACCACCATGGGCCCGGGCGTGCCGGTCGACACCAACCGCACCCGCGACTTCATGGCGGAGGAGACCGCCGTCTGA
- the rpsL gene encoding 30S ribosomal protein S12: MPTIQQLVRKGRQDKVEKNKTPALEGSPQRRGVCTRVFTTTPKKPNSALRKVARVRLSNGIEVTAYIPGENHNLQEHSIVLVRGGRVKDLPGVRYKIIRGSLDTQGVKNRKQARSRYGAKKEK, from the coding sequence GTGCCAACGATCCAGCAGCTGGTCCGCAAGGGCCGGCAGGACAAGGTCGAGAAGAACAAGACGCCGGCGCTTGAGGGTTCCCCCCAGCGGCGCGGCGTCTGCACGCGTGTGTTCACCACCACGCCGAAGAAGCCGAACTCGGCGCTGCGCAAGGTCGCGCGTGTCCGGCTGAGCAACGGGATCGAGGTCACGGCCTACATTCCGGGTGAGAACCACAACCTTCAGGAGCACTCCATCGTGCTGGTGCGCGGTGGCCGTGTGAAGGACCTGCCGGGTGTTCGTTACAAGATCATCCGTGGCTCCCTGGACACCCAGGGCGTCAAGAACCGCAAGCAGGCCCGCAGCCGCTACGGCGCCAAGAAGGAGAAGTAA